In one Benincasa hispida cultivar B227 unplaced genomic scaffold, ASM972705v1 Contig446, whole genome shotgun sequence genomic region, the following are encoded:
- the LOC120069507 gene encoding sm-like protein LSM36B: protein MSIGGEKGSASTKTPADFLKSIRGRPVVVKLNSGVDYRGILACLDGYMNIAMEQTEEYVNGQLKNKYGDAFIRGNNVLYISTSKRTLAEGSS, encoded by the exons ATGAGTATTGGTGGTGAAAAAGGTTCTGCATCAACAAAGACACCTGCAGACTTTCTCAAATCAATTCGGGGTCGTCCCGTAGTTGTGAAACTCAATTCTGGTGTTGACTACCGAG GTATTCTTGCCTGTCTGGATGGATACATGAATATAGCAATGGAGCAGACCGAAGAATACGTGAATGGACAGTTGAAGAACAAATATGGCGATGCTTTCATCCGCGGAAACAATG TTCTTTACATCAGTACTTCGAAGAGGACATTAGCAGAAGGGTCGTCTTAG